The following proteins are co-located in the Deinococcus apachensis DSM 19763 genome:
- a CDS encoding GAF domain-containing protein yields the protein MTQPSLPELLDDVQDVFYVLDDQFRFAFLNATARRALGLTPDALGKKLGDVLPQAVSGEGYRRLQDALGQQRAAHFEVFSAVMRRWVSLDAYPSGGGLIVYHRDIHERKQAEEHARALATISTSLIETASPREVAEVLVRVVPPALGVAFAVVVALDEDDEVLRVIAANGLPEESFRNWAAFPLASPVPLATAAREGYPVFVHSREEAEQSFQVLLSVENTHEAWAALPLRFEAHTFGALGLSFPTPRLFDPAEQAFLNAVAAQAAQALERTRSQEAEARARQYGAFLTRASSDLANSLDLNATLESLARLAVPAVADWCAVYLPQGEELRVVTVAHQDPAKVELVRAVTSAVALRIDDPGGAPEVLRTGKPLFVPVITPALISAQGRDPDHTRQVHALGLRSYLGVPMVAHGRTVGVLAFALAETERHYDAQDLDFALELARRAGVALDHARLYQEAQQWAATLERTVEDRTRELAARNRALDAFGVLSRDLAVETDRVKLLRRAQQILLTLLPHGVTGYFELDAGRWQVRSLEGEMPDGTVEAVLLRGLPHGEAPLLDVPFDTQAPLYQDHFEPNTGHLSPEALARLLSTASFPVGTGSGLFGVLVIALYHQHGWTQADRVLLETAMGKVRLALERAEAVEGLARRTAELEELNAELDAFTSSVSHDLRAPLRHIMGFSSVLRRAVGEDAPDRVLRPLGIIETSAARLTRLTDALLSFARTSRQPLSVVDLDLNGLVREACEDLHLETTGAQVEVRVGTLPTVRGDPTLLRQVMVNLLGNAVKYSALNPAPVVTVSAYQDPGETVVTVADNGVGFDPQYADKLFGMFSRLHRADEFEGSGVGLAMVKRVVQRHGGRVWAESTPGEGAAFHIGLPRHV from the coding sequence GTGACCCAGCCCTCTCTGCCTGAGCTCCTTGATGACGTCCAAGACGTTTTCTACGTTCTCGACGATCAGTTCCGCTTCGCCTTCCTCAACGCCACCGCTCGGCGCGCTCTCGGCCTCACACCTGACGCCCTCGGGAAGAAGCTGGGTGACGTCCTCCCCCAAGCGGTGAGCGGTGAGGGGTACCGGCGGTTGCAGGACGCGCTCGGGCAGCAGCGTGCCGCGCACTTCGAGGTGTTCTCCGCCGTCATGCGCCGCTGGGTCAGCCTTGACGCGTACCCCAGTGGCGGCGGGCTGATCGTCTACCACCGAGACATCCACGAACGCAAACAGGCGGAGGAGCACGCCCGCGCCCTCGCCACCATCAGCACCAGCCTCATTGAGACGGCCAGCCCCCGCGAGGTGGCTGAGGTGCTCGTGCGGGTTGTCCCGCCCGCGCTCGGTGTGGCCTTCGCCGTCGTGGTGGCTCTGGACGAGGACGACGAGGTATTGCGTGTCATCGCCGCGAACGGCCTGCCCGAGGAGAGCTTCCGGAATTGGGCGGCCTTCCCGCTCGCCTCACCCGTCCCGCTCGCCACCGCCGCACGCGAGGGGTACCCGGTGTTCGTTCACTCCCGCGAGGAGGCCGAGCAGTCATTCCAGGTGTTGCTGAGCGTCGAGAACACGCACGAGGCCTGGGCCGCGCTCCCGCTCCGGTTCGAGGCCCACACCTTCGGCGCCCTTGGTCTGAGTTTTCCCACACCCCGGCTGTTCGATCCGGCTGAACAGGCTTTTTTGAACGCTGTGGCCGCGCAGGCTGCCCAGGCCCTCGAGCGCACACGGTCTCAGGAAGCTGAAGCCCGTGCGCGCCAGTACGGGGCGTTCCTCACGCGCGCCAGCAGCGACCTTGCCAACTCCCTCGACCTGAACGCCACCCTGGAGAGCCTCGCGCGACTCGCGGTGCCCGCCGTGGCGGACTGGTGCGCCGTGTACCTCCCGCAAGGTGAGGAATTGAGGGTGGTCACCGTGGCCCACCAGGACCCCGCGAAGGTCGAGCTCGTGCGCGCGGTGACGAGCGCCGTGGCGCTCCGAATCGACGACCCGGGTGGCGCCCCCGAGGTCTTGCGGACGGGGAAACCGCTCTTCGTGCCGGTCATCACGCCCGCCCTGATCAGCGCGCAGGGCCGCGACCCGGACCACACCCGCCAGGTGCACGCCCTGGGCTTGCGTTCGTACCTGGGTGTCCCAATGGTCGCGCATGGCCGCACGGTGGGGGTGCTGGCCTTCGCGCTCGCGGAGACCGAACGACACTACGACGCCCAGGACCTCGACTTCGCCCTGGAACTCGCGCGGCGGGCGGGTGTGGCCCTCGATCACGCGCGGCTGTATCAGGAGGCGCAGCAGTGGGCCGCAACCTTGGAACGCACGGTCGAGGACCGGACCCGTGAGCTCGCTGCGCGTAACCGGGCGCTCGACGCCTTCGGGGTGCTGAGCCGTGACCTCGCGGTGGAGACCGACCGGGTCAAGTTGCTCCGCCGGGCGCAGCAGATCCTGCTGACCCTGCTGCCCCACGGCGTCACGGGGTACTTCGAGCTGGACGCAGGTCGCTGGCAGGTCCGCAGCCTGGAGGGCGAGATGCCGGACGGGACGGTCGAGGCCGTCCTGTTGCGGGGTCTGCCCCACGGTGAGGCCCCGCTGCTGGACGTGCCCTTCGACACGCAGGCGCCGCTGTACCAGGACCACTTCGAGCCGAACACCGGGCATCTGTCTCCCGAGGCCCTTGCGCGGCTGCTGTCCACCGCGTCGTTCCCGGTTGGGACAGGGAGTGGCCTGTTCGGGGTCCTGGTGATCGCGCTGTACCACCAGCATGGGTGGACCCAGGCGGACCGGGTGCTGCTGGAAACAGCGATGGGCAAGGTACGGCTGGCCCTGGAGCGCGCCGAGGCCGTGGAGGGGCTGGCTCGGCGCACGGCGGAACTGGAGGAGCTCAATGCGGAACTCGACGCGTTCACCAGCAGCGTGTCCCACGACCTGCGTGCTCCGCTGCGGCACATCATGGGCTTCAGCAGCGTGTTGCGCCGTGCGGTGGGAGAGGACGCGCCGGACCGGGTGCTCAGACCGCTGGGCATCATCGAGACGTCCGCCGCACGCCTCACCAGACTGACCGACGCGCTGCTGTCCTTCGCGCGCACCTCCCGGCAACCTCTCAGCGTGGTGGACTTGGACCTGAACGGACTGGTGCGGGAAGCGTGCGAGGACCTGCACCTGGAAACCACCGGAGCGCAGGTGGAGGTGCGCGTGGGGACCCTGCCGACCGTGCGGGGGGACCCGACCCTGTTGCGGCAGGTGATGGTCAACCTGCTGGGGAATGCCGTGAAGTACAGCGCGCTGAATCCCGCACCCGTCGTGACGGTCTCGGCGTATCAGGACCCTGGGGAAACCGTCGTGACCGTGGCGGACAATGGCGTCGGGTTTGATCCGCAGTACGCCGACAAGCTGTTCGGGATGTTCTCGCGCCTGCACCGGGCAGACGAGTTCGAGGGCAGCGGGGTGGGACTCGCGATGGTGAAGCGGGTGGTGCAACGTCACGGCGGGCGGGTGTGGGCGGAGAGTACACCTGGGGAAGGGGCCGCGTTCCACATCGGGCTGCCCCGACATGTGTAA
- a CDS encoding IS701 family transposase, whose protein sequence is MWNQGLRGERARILAEALLAVPNSPYQQRSLEAALGLFLDLKTKTALHRAHTVSASALSRLLNVYEWDTAECRATLVQAQWAALLLAARRKHHPRLRLCVDLTSVPKTGRDLPFVRVQGEVYGIHLVVLYAVYGDLKFPVGYRVYRGQGSPAPVRLALDLLTTVPAEVSRRFDVWVLADSGFESSAFLQGVRDLDFEFVVGVRSTRRTDHPGHVTVQQCDHGSWVNLANWPWEPLTLARVDRGERTFFSVASQLLPGNLVAREGGKRWVIESFFKEAKPGFGLNRFALRTAQGLDRWVLLVFAAFTLALLCRADTLSLEQAAEVAARVALPLLVVQRLALQVWREEEFLRQHGYSLALSRCKT, encoded by the coding sequence GTGTGGAACCAGGGGCTTCGCGGGGAGCGCGCTCGTATTCTGGCAGAGGCGCTCCTCGCCGTTCCGAATAGTCCGTATCAGCAGCGCAGCCTGGAGGCTGCGCTGGGGCTCTTTCTCGACCTGAAGACGAAAACGGCCCTGCACCGAGCCCACACGGTCAGTGCCAGTGCGCTCAGTCGCCTGCTGAACGTGTACGAGTGGGACACGGCGGAGTGCAGGGCGACCCTGGTCCAGGCCCAATGGGCCGCCCTGCTGCTCGCGGCGCGGCGCAAACACCATCCTCGCTTGCGGCTGTGCGTGGACCTCACCAGCGTTCCGAAGACGGGACGCGACCTCCCCTTCGTCCGCGTGCAGGGCGAGGTCTACGGCATTCATCTGGTGGTACTGTACGCGGTGTACGGAGACCTGAAGTTTCCGGTGGGCTACCGGGTCTATCGGGGGCAGGGGTCCCCTGCCCCCGTCCGTCTCGCCTTGGACCTCCTGACCACGGTTCCTGCCGAAGTGAGCCGCCGCTTCGACGTGTGGGTGTTAGCCGACAGCGGTTTCGAGTCGTCGGCGTTCCTTCAAGGCGTACGGGACCTGGACTTCGAGTTCGTGGTCGGTGTTCGCTCGACGCGCCGCACCGACCACCCGGGTCACGTCACTGTGCAGCAGTGCGACCACGGGAGTTGGGTGAACCTCGCCAACTGGCCCTGGGAGCCCCTGACGCTGGCCCGGGTCGACCGAGGCGAGCGGACCTTTTTCTCTGTGGCCTCCCAACTGCTCCCGGGCAACCTCGTCGCCCGGGAGGGGGGAAAACGGTGGGTCATCGAGTCTTTTTTCAAAGAGGCCAAGCCTGGCTTCGGGTTGAATCGGTTCGCGTTGCGAACCGCGCAGGGACTGGACCGCTGGGTCTTGCTGGTCTTCGCAGCGTTCACGCTGGCGTTGCTCTGCCGCGCCGACACCCTCTCACTGGAACAAGCGGCCGAAGTCGCGGCCCGAGTGGCCCTACCCCTGCTGGTCGTTCAGCGCCTCGCTCTACAGGTCTGGCGAGAGGAGGAATTCCTGCGCCAGCACGGCTATTCACTCGCCCTATCCAGGTGCAAGACCTGA
- a CDS encoding isochorismatase family cysteine hydrolase, with the protein MTQPHLQLPVRWWSDHDQHAHRTLTLESSTVAFLLVDCDGDAPGRYDQGVKTDVIAPALHAARSFGVRVVYLHNAPGGEGGPRNIHRELHGLRHGRERLGSSSWKPLRPAYLPELTPRDDEAEFQKAHQNGFRDTALDPYLRSWGVETLVLVGFSLKSCVYHTAWAAQERNYRVVLLRDATCPPGAKEYADTRDMTLPEGGWTRHVILRLLETNVGYTATSADWIHAAHHGDAGPTSTGPAS; encoded by the coding sequence ATGACCCAGCCCCACCTCCAACTGCCCGTCCGCTGGTGGAGCGACCACGACCAGCACGCCCACCGCACCCTCACCCTTGAGTCCTCGACCGTCGCATTCCTCCTCGTCGATTGCGACGGCGACGCTCCCGGCCGTTACGACCAGGGCGTCAAGACGGACGTGATCGCGCCCGCCCTGCACGCCGCCCGGTCTTTCGGTGTGCGCGTCGTGTACCTGCACAATGCGCCCGGCGGGGAAGGCGGACCACGTAACATCCACCGTGAACTTCACGGCCTGCGTCACGGCCGGGAACGTCTCGGTTCGTCCAGCTGGAAGCCTCTGCGGCCCGCGTACCTCCCCGAACTCACGCCGCGCGACGATGAGGCGGAGTTTCAGAAGGCCCACCAGAACGGCTTCCGCGATACCGCCCTCGACCCGTACCTGCGCTCATGGGGCGTCGAGACGCTTGTCCTCGTCGGATTCAGCCTCAAGTCCTGCGTGTATCACACGGCCTGGGCCGCGCAGGAACGCAACTACCGCGTGGTGCTGCTACGCGACGCGACCTGCCCGCCCGGGGCCAAGGAGTACGCCGACACGCGCGACATGACGCTGCCCGAGGGCGGCTGGACACGCCACGTCATCCTGAGATTGCTGGAGACCAACGTGGGGTATACCGCAACGAGCGCCGACTGGATCCACGCGGCCCACCATGGTGACGCGGGACCTACTTCCACAGGTCCTGCGTCATGA
- a CDS encoding alpha/beta hydrolase family protein, which produces MNRPIRAAETIPVSAPTPVVSVAPVVLSSPGRAVDLQVRVSAPVTGGDLPVILLSHGHGNSNNLSSLNGYGPLANFWAAHGFVVIQPTHLSSMTLRGIVDASDPEAPLFWRSRAEDMRRILAGLDVIEASVPGLLGRLDRNRIAVAGHSLGGLTAGMLLGERVTDERGVAVDMADARIKAGVILAAPGSSVDPGTFAAQRYPVLRNLSFAEMTTPALVVVGDRDVNPNFSERVDYRADAYRLSPGPKCLLTLFGAGHLLGGISGYDAAETNDESPERVEAVGRLTWAYLRTALSPGDPAWSAACAALMNSPDPLGRVECK; this is translated from the coding sequence ATGAACAGGCCCATCCGTGCAGCCGAAACCATACCCGTCAGCGCGCCCACTCCAGTCGTCTCGGTCGCTCCGGTGGTGCTGTCCTCTCCGGGACGCGCCGTAGACTTGCAGGTGCGGGTGTCCGCGCCCGTCACGGGAGGCGACCTGCCCGTCATTCTCCTCTCGCACGGCCACGGCAACTCGAACAACCTCTCCTCTCTGAACGGTTACGGCCCGCTCGCCAATTTCTGGGCGGCGCACGGTTTCGTCGTGATCCAACCCACCCACCTGAGTTCAATGACGCTTCGCGGCATCGTCGATGCGAGTGACCCCGAGGCTCCCCTGTTCTGGCGGTCCCGGGCTGAGGACATGCGGCGCATCCTGGCCGGCCTTGACGTCATCGAGGCTTCCGTTCCGGGTCTTCTTGGGCGGCTCGACCGAAACCGGATCGCCGTGGCGGGGCATTCCCTGGGCGGGCTGACGGCCGGGATGTTGCTGGGTGAGCGGGTGACGGACGAACGAGGAGTGGCCGTCGACATGGCCGATGCCCGGATCAAGGCGGGGGTGATCCTCGCCGCACCGGGCAGCAGCGTTGATCCCGGCACGTTCGCGGCCCAGCGTTATCCCGTCCTTCGCAACCTCAGCTTCGCCGAAATGACAACACCAGCCCTCGTGGTGGTGGGTGACAGGGACGTGAACCCCAACTTCTCGGAGCGCGTGGACTACCGGGCAGATGCGTACCGCCTGAGTCCCGGCCCCAAATGCCTGCTGACGCTGTTCGGCGCGGGACACCTTCTCGGCGGCATCTCCGGGTACGACGCGGCGGAGACGAACGACGAGAGCCCCGAGCGTGTGGAGGCGGTCGGGCGGCTGACCTGGGCCTACCTCCGCACCGCGCTTTCCCCGGGAGATCCCGCCTGGTCCGCCGCGTGTGCCGCGTTGATGAACAGCCCCGACCCACTGGGCCGGGTCGAATGCAAGTGA